One Megasphaera elsdenii DSM 20460 genomic window carries:
- a CDS encoding DUF1385 domain-containing protein, whose translation MYRNGGNSLKKPKTYVGGQAVIEGVMMRGPVSIATAVRTPSGEITVKKDAVHSITERYPILKKPFLRGSVALCESLVYGMKSLSYSAQAAGEEDEQLTNTQMALTMAVSVVLAIVFFLAIPTYAAKFIPGVADSAVRLNVVEGVLRLAIFLLYIWGISLTSDIRRVFEYHGAEHKTIWTYESGEELTVENVKRHSRLHPRCGTNFLLIVMVVSIFVFAFLGWPNLIERIASRVLLMPVVAGISYEMIRLAGRTQNPVIQALFRPGLWLQYLTTREPYADQIEVAIEALNAAKPADEESDESSELK comes from the coding sequence ATGTACAGAAATGGAGGCAACTCTTTGAAGAAACCGAAGACGTACGTCGGCGGCCAGGCCGTCATCGAAGGGGTTATGATGCGCGGTCCTGTCAGCATTGCTACGGCAGTGCGGACGCCGTCCGGTGAGATTACTGTAAAAAAAGACGCCGTTCATTCCATTACCGAACGGTATCCGATTTTGAAGAAGCCTTTTTTGCGGGGCAGCGTCGCCTTGTGTGAGTCCCTGGTATACGGCATGAAGAGCCTGTCCTATTCGGCCCAGGCTGCCGGAGAGGAAGATGAACAGCTGACGAATACGCAGATGGCCCTGACCATGGCCGTTTCCGTCGTCCTGGCTATCGTCTTTTTCCTGGCCATCCCGACGTATGCGGCGAAATTCATTCCCGGTGTCGCCGACAGTGCCGTTCGCCTGAACGTCGTCGAAGGGGTCCTGCGCCTCGCTATATTTCTATTATATATATGGGGGATTTCCCTGACGTCGGACATCCGCCGCGTTTTTGAATACCATGGGGCCGAACACAAGACCATCTGGACGTATGAATCGGGAGAGGAACTGACCGTCGAGAACGTCAAACGACATAGCCGCCTCCATCCGCGGTGCGGTACGAATTTCCTGCTCATCGTCATGGTCGTGTCGATTTTTGTCTTTGCCTTCCTGGGCTGGCCGAATCTCATCGAGCGCATTGCTTCCCGCGTGCTGCTCATGCCTGTCGTCGCCGGCATCAGTTATGAAATGATACGCCTCGCCGGCCGCACCCAGAATCCGGTCATTCAAGCCTTATTCCGTCCGGGCCTGTGGCTCCAGTATCTGACGACGCGGGAACCCTATGCCGACCAGATCGAAGTGGCTATCGAAGCCCTCAACGCCGCCAAGCCGGCTGATGAAGAAAGTGATGAATCTAGCGAATTGAAATGA
- a CDS encoding YbaK/EbsC family protein: MSIQKVRDYFSKWGMEDRVMELSQSSATVEEAAAALHTEGRRIAKSMSFLVGDHPILVLFAGDARVDNHKFKERFHKKATMIKASDVERLIGHPVGGVCPFAVNDDVEVFLDESLKRFQTVFPACGTANSAIELTLPELETYSHAREWVDVSKGWQEANQ; this comes from the coding sequence TTGTCTATTCAAAAAGTACGCGATTATTTTTCCAAGTGGGGAATGGAAGACCGGGTCATGGAACTCAGTCAGTCCAGTGCGACTGTCGAAGAAGCGGCAGCCGCCCTTCATACGGAAGGCCGGCGCATTGCCAAGTCCATGTCTTTCCTCGTCGGCGACCATCCGATTTTGGTCCTCTTTGCCGGCGATGCCCGCGTAGATAACCATAAGTTCAAAGAACGGTTCCACAAGAAGGCGACGATGATCAAGGCAAGCGATGTAGAACGGCTCATAGGCCATCCCGTCGGCGGTGTCTGTCCTTTTGCCGTCAATGACGACGTCGAAGTCTTCCTCGATGAATCGCTTAAACGCTTCCAGACCGTCTTTCCTGCCTGTGGTACGGCCAACAGTGCCATCGAACTGACCCTGCCCGAACTGGAAACTTATTCCCATGCCAGGGAATGGGTCGACGTATCGAAAGGCTGGCAGGAAGCAAACCAATAA
- a CDS encoding AAA family ATPase produces MKWQMPIGVDNFWDIRSKHYYFIDKTDFIRQLIDGHSAVTLITRPRRFGKTLTLSMLEYFFSIEKEVQSRHLFDGLAIDRAGADYMAQRGQYPVIFMSFKGMQQNTWPGMFQSFRLWIQREFNKYEFLLQGNLLNEVEKNAFHRIVWQQATPEEYQLSLLNLSEYLFRYYRVKPIILIDEYDTPLQTAYSHGFYDQAIAYFRTFFNNTLKGNEFLNFAILTGVLRIAKESIFSGLNNLDVYSVMDEEYSSVMGFTTAEVEKMAGDLQADALLPRLKAWYDGYRFGHHEIYNPWSVISCFAKRRIGDYWVNTSANEIIATLLQGPSKRQEERLLALLQGKTVSAVIREGLIYQDIRMDKDALYTLLLTTGYLTAVWRQDIPNGMLCQLKIPNEEVRHVFQSEILDRFCADGDVSRFGIPPAGDTSGMEVRYRLLREKNPCISRANVLNYSSIGFE; encoded by the coding sequence ATGAAGTGGCAGATGCCGATTGGTGTCGATAATTTTTGGGATATACGGAGCAAGCATTATTATTTCATCGATAAGACGGACTTTATCCGCCAGCTCATCGACGGGCACAGTGCGGTGACGCTGATTACGCGGCCCCGGCGGTTCGGCAAGACCTTGACGCTGAGTATGCTGGAGTATTTTTTTTCCATTGAAAAAGAAGTACAGAGCCGCCATCTCTTTGACGGCCTGGCTATCGACCGGGCCGGGGCGGATTACATGGCCCAGCGCGGCCAGTATCCGGTTATTTTCATGTCTTTTAAAGGGATGCAGCAGAATACTTGGCCTGGCATGTTCCAATCTTTCCGGCTTTGGATTCAGCGGGAGTTTAACAAATATGAATTTTTATTGCAAGGTAATCTCTTAAATGAGGTGGAGAAAAATGCCTTTCACCGTATTGTCTGGCAGCAGGCAACGCCTGAAGAGTATCAGCTCAGCTTGTTGAATTTATCAGAATATTTATTCCGTTATTATCGGGTGAAACCGATTATATTGATTGATGAATACGATACGCCTTTGCAGACGGCCTATAGCCATGGGTTTTATGATCAGGCCATCGCTTATTTCCGGACGTTTTTTAATAATACCCTGAAGGGCAATGAGTTTTTGAATTTTGCTATCTTAACGGGGGTCTTGCGTATTGCTAAGGAGAGCATCTTTAGTGGTCTGAACAATCTCGATGTGTATTCCGTTATGGATGAGGAATACAGTTCTGTCATGGGTTTCACAACGGCAGAAGTAGAAAAAATGGCCGGTGATTTACAGGCTGATGCCTTATTGCCTCGATTAAAGGCTTGGTATGATGGCTATCGTTTCGGACATCATGAAATTTATAATCCCTGGTCGGTCATTTCCTGTTTTGCTAAAAGGCGTATTGGAGATTACTGGGTCAATACGTCGGCCAATGAAATCATTGCGACCCTGCTGCAGGGCCCCTCTAAAAGACAGGAAGAACGATTATTAGCTTTGTTGCAAGGAAAAACTGTGTCGGCTGTTATTCGCGAAGGGCTGATTTATCAGGATATACGCATGGATAAAGATGCCCTATATACGTTGTTGTTGACAACCGGTTATTTGACGGCTGTCTGGCGGCAGGATATTCCCAATGGGATGCTTTGCCAATTAAAGATCCCTAATGAAGAAGTGCGCCATGTGTTTCAGAGTGAAATCCTTGACCGCTTTTGTGCGGATGGAGATGTTTCTCGCTTCGGAATTCCGCCAGCGGGGGATACATCAGGTATGGAAGTACGGTATCGCCTTTTGCGGGAAAAAAATCCTTGCATTTCAAGGGCCAATGTGCTAAACTATTCTAGCATAGGTTTTGAATGA
- a CDS encoding VOC family protein, with the protein MQFTFKHTNFNVLDLQRSMDFYKEALGLTEVSRIENPDFTIVYLGDGVSDFQLELTWLKDRKEPYNLGENEFHTAFAVKDMKAALAKHKDMGCVVYQNPAMGIYFIVDPDGYWLEIIPER; encoded by the coding sequence ATGCAATTCACCTTTAAACACACTAATTTCAACGTGCTGGATCTCCAGCGCAGCATGGACTTCTACAAAGAAGCCCTGGGACTGACCGAAGTCAGCCGCATTGAAAATCCCGATTTCACCATCGTCTATCTCGGAGACGGCGTGTCCGATTTCCAGTTGGAACTGACCTGGCTCAAAGACCGCAAGGAACCGTATAACCTGGGGGAAAACGAATTCCACACGGCCTTTGCCGTCAAGGATATGAAGGCAGCCTTGGCCAAACATAAGGATATGGGCTGTGTCGTCTATCAGAATCCGGCCATGGGTATCTATTTCATCGTCGACCCTGACGGCTACTGGCTGGAAATCATTCCGGAGCGCTAA
- the rpmE gene encoding 50S ribosomal protein L31, whose amino-acid sequence MKEGIHPKYYPNAKVTCACGNTFETGSTKPELRVEICSKCHPFFTGQQRAQQARGRIEQFNKRYGKTAK is encoded by the coding sequence GTGAAAGAAGGTATTCATCCGAAGTACTACCCGAATGCGAAAGTTACTTGCGCATGCGGCAATACGTTTGAAACAGGTTCTACGAAACCGGAACTGCGTGTTGAAATTTGCTCCAAATGCCATCCGTTCTTTACGGGTCAGCAGCGTGCTCAGCAGGCTCGTGGCCGTATCGAACAGTTCAATAAACGTTATGGTAAAACAGCTAAATAA
- the thiF gene encoding sulfur carrier protein ThiS adenylyltransferase ThiF, whose translation MQLLLNGKKMTCPCDHLEDLKAAYGSGQEITVVNGFATTENLALKEGDEIYFIPKDRLPPKEALEGMMCSRHTPKVHQKVSAGRVAICGLGGLGSNAAVYLARTGVGHLHLIDFDTVDASNLNRQSYMVRDLGQRKTDALARQIADINPFIDVRTDFVRLTEDNVPTILKDDQVICEAFDNPDAKTMLVHTVLEQCPDKYIVSASGMAGYGDSNAIETKKITSHFYICGDQTRNAKPGRGLMAPRVAICAGHEANLILKLLVDVL comes from the coding sequence ATGCAGTTACTATTGAACGGAAAGAAAATGACTTGTCCCTGTGACCACCTGGAAGACTTGAAAGCCGCCTATGGCAGTGGACAGGAAATCACCGTCGTCAACGGCTTTGCCACGACAGAGAACTTAGCCCTGAAAGAGGGCGATGAAATCTATTTCATCCCGAAAGACCGGCTGCCGCCGAAAGAAGCGCTGGAAGGCATGATGTGTTCCCGCCATACGCCGAAAGTCCACCAGAAAGTCAGCGCCGGCCGCGTCGCCATCTGCGGTCTTGGCGGTCTGGGCTCTAACGCCGCCGTCTACCTGGCCCGGACCGGCGTCGGCCATCTGCACCTCATTGACTTCGATACGGTCGATGCCAGCAACTTGAACCGTCAGTCCTACATGGTCCGCGACCTGGGCCAGCGCAAGACCGATGCCCTGGCCCGGCAGATTGCGGACATCAATCCCTTCATCGATGTCCGCACGGACTTCGTCCGCCTTACGGAAGACAACGTACCGACTATCCTGAAAGACGACCAGGTCATCTGTGAAGCCTTCGACAATCCCGATGCCAAGACCATGCTCGTCCACACCGTCTTGGAACAATGTCCCGATAAATACATCGTCTCCGCTTCCGGCATGGCCGGCTACGGCGACAGCAACGCCATCGAAACAAAAAAAATCACTAGCCATTTCTATATCTGCGGCGACCAGACGCGGAACGCCAAGCCTGGCCGCGGCCTCATGGCCCCGCGCGTCGCCATCTGTGCCGGCCACGAAGCCAACCTGATCCTGAAGCTCCTGGTCGACGTCTTGTAA
- a CDS encoding tRNA threonylcarbamoyladenosine dehydratase, translating to MKKEYTQRTARLIGQDKVDELDTKKVLIFGVGGVGSAVVEALGRAGVGHLILVDADVFDPSNVNRQLGATVQTIDRPKVEVMKERLLSINPDIDVETHATFYLPDSHKGFIANSGADYVVDAVDTMSAKIAIIDEAYHSGIPVVSSMGAGNKLHPEYFQLDYIEKTSVDPLAKIMRRELKKRRIRRIKVAYSTEVPHKPFSDSDEVRPSPGSISFVPSTAGMILAGAVVRDLLGLE from the coding sequence ATGAAGAAAGAGTATACGCAACGGACAGCCCGCCTCATCGGCCAGGATAAGGTGGACGAATTAGATACGAAAAAAGTACTCATCTTTGGCGTCGGCGGCGTCGGTTCGGCTGTCGTCGAAGCCTTGGGGCGGGCTGGCGTGGGCCATCTCATCTTGGTCGATGCCGACGTCTTCGACCCGTCCAACGTCAACCGTCAGCTCGGCGCGACGGTCCAGACCATTGACCGGCCGAAAGTCGAAGTCATGAAGGAACGCCTCTTGTCCATCAATCCCGACATCGACGTCGAAACCCATGCGACCTTCTATCTGCCCGATAGCCATAAGGGCTTCATCGCCAATTCCGGTGCCGACTATGTCGTCGACGCCGTCGATACGATGAGCGCCAAGATCGCCATCATCGACGAAGCCTATCACAGCGGCATCCCGGTCGTCTCGTCCATGGGGGCCGGCAACAAGCTCCATCCGGAATACTTCCAGCTCGACTACATCGAAAAGACCAGCGTCGATCCCCTGGCCAAGATCATGCGCCGGGAATTGAAGAAGCGCCGGATCCGCCGCATCAAAGTGGCTTATTCGACGGAAGTCCCGCATAAGCCGTTCTCGGACAGCGATGAAGTGCGCCCCAGTCCGGGCAGCATTTCCTTCGTCCCGTCGACAGCCGGCATGATTCTGGCCGGTGCCGTCGTGCGCGACCTCCTGGGTCTGGAGTAA
- a CDS encoding AAA family ATPase, with protein sequence MIPIYLDMKAFGPYAGREIVDFRQLGDHKLFLIYGPTGSGKTTILDAMCYALYGSTSGDSRTGAHMRSEYASPQEATSVSFRFAIGQKYYRIDRSPEQEIAKKRGTGLKKASAQAALYETDEAGDQEKLIAAKNVTAAVEGLLGFKADQFRQVVLLPQGDFRKLLLAGSGERQQIMQTLFHTQRYARLQELAKARHDALASQYEQVRQRREQCLAALDIADEKELPAKERQWQDQAVAVDKQWQEAEGTRKTCQAAFQAAQALDAHWLLRDQKRREAAQLQAQARQFQEKRDTIATLRQAEILAEPCRHLDDLEREGREAHKAAEKAGKLAEKARQDLTAAKQQLEGLSAREKGYKAACEEQVQLAGLQDKAGAYRTCCLEEGQCQKNVTDAEKRWNQARKKKEKEKQALDKAREAVAGLAEQAVAAEQAKARWQALNDRIQREGEAAELEAKAKEAQKQWQHSRTFLEKAAAKARDERIAYESVRALFLQAQAAVLASELEEGQPCPVCGSKAHPLPAVRPESLPERHDVEQHQKRAEASEGKRQQWEVTAKADETRCQALQAQYEALRRQYPQDGTLADWQAKAGQAQVAMEGLQQQVRDGEKLKQAVAAGEARLARWEKDEETARTAVEQARTAAAKAAETKARLEADLPAAYRDPLALQQRLDALNRAIRIYEKDLQHCRDAVVAGERQAAKQQQEARNWQHQVEVLRDRFSQGVQALRDRVLAAGFESVKACRAMQAAVPQIPGLEESVRHYDQQVQQVQGQLAQEEAAIGTQERPDVAAARTALDGAEKASQALVEAKGSLTARYQRWQQEKEALAALQQEGQDLTEAYKTVGAVYELIAGKQTGINFERYVLGALLDEVLAAANGRLQGMSRQRYSLQRSQSWDDKRVKQIGLDIEVYDNYTGYARPANTLSGGETFLASLSLALGLADVVQAYSGGIHLDTMFIDEGFGTLDGETLDYALKTLASLRNGGRLVGIISHVPELKERIDARLAVHKTDRGSTSSFEFA encoded by the coding sequence CATGTGCTACGCCCTCTACGGCAGCACCAGCGGCGACAGCCGTACCGGCGCCCACATGCGCAGCGAGTACGCTTCGCCGCAGGAAGCGACGTCCGTATCGTTCCGCTTTGCCATCGGCCAGAAATATTACCGCATCGACCGCAGCCCGGAACAGGAAATCGCCAAGAAACGCGGCACGGGCTTGAAAAAGGCTTCGGCCCAGGCCGCTTTATACGAAACGGATGAAGCCGGGGACCAGGAAAAGCTCATCGCCGCCAAGAATGTGACGGCTGCCGTCGAAGGGCTGCTGGGCTTTAAAGCCGACCAGTTCCGCCAGGTCGTCCTTTTACCGCAGGGGGACTTCCGCAAGCTCCTCCTGGCCGGGTCCGGCGAACGCCAGCAGATCATGCAGACCCTCTTCCATACCCAGCGCTATGCCCGGCTCCAGGAACTGGCCAAAGCCCGCCACGATGCCTTGGCCAGCCAGTACGAACAGGTGCGGCAGCGGCGGGAGCAGTGCCTGGCGGCGCTGGACATTGCCGACGAAAAGGAACTGCCTGCAAAGGAACGGCAATGGCAGGACCAGGCAGTGGCCGTAGACAAACAGTGGCAGGAAGCCGAAGGGACGCGCAAGACCTGTCAGGCCGCTTTCCAGGCCGCCCAGGCCCTGGACGCCCACTGGCTGCTGCGGGACCAGAAACGCCGGGAAGCGGCGCAGCTCCAGGCGCAGGCCCGGCAGTTCCAGGAAAAGAGGGATACCATCGCTACCCTGCGCCAGGCCGAAATCCTGGCCGAACCCTGCCGCCACCTGGACGACCTGGAAAGAGAGGGCAGGGAGGCCCATAAAGCCGCTGAAAAAGCAGGAAAACTGGCCGAAAAGGCCCGGCAGGACCTAACTGCGGCCAAGCAGCAGCTGGAAGGTCTTTCGGCCCGGGAAAAGGGCTATAAGGCGGCCTGTGAAGAACAGGTGCAGCTGGCAGGCCTGCAGGACAAGGCCGGAGCCTATCGGACCTGCTGCCTCGAAGAAGGGCAGTGCCAGAAAAACGTGACTGACGCCGAAAAGCGCTGGAACCAGGCCCGAAAGAAAAAAGAAAAGGAAAAGCAGGCCCTGGACAAGGCCCGGGAAGCCGTCGCCGGTCTGGCCGAACAAGCCGTCGCGGCGGAACAGGCCAAAGCCCGCTGGCAGGCCCTGAACGACCGGATCCAGCGCGAAGGCGAAGCGGCTGAGCTGGAAGCTAAGGCTAAAGAAGCGCAGAAACAGTGGCAGCACAGCCGGACCTTTCTGGAAAAAGCGGCGGCCAAAGCCCGGGACGAACGCATTGCCTATGAAAGCGTCCGGGCCCTGTTCCTGCAGGCCCAGGCAGCTGTCCTGGCGTCGGAACTGGAAGAGGGCCAGCCCTGCCCGGTCTGCGGTTCGAAAGCCCATCCCCTGCCGGCTGTGCGCCCGGAATCCCTGCCGGAACGGCACGACGTCGAACAGCATCAGAAACGGGCCGAAGCCAGTGAAGGCAAGCGCCAGCAGTGGGAAGTGACAGCCAAAGCCGATGAAACCCGCTGCCAGGCCCTGCAGGCCCAGTACGAGGCCCTGCGCCGCCAGTATCCCCAGGACGGGACCCTGGCGGACTGGCAGGCCAAGGCCGGACAGGCTCAAGTGGCTATGGAAGGCTTGCAGCAGCAGGTCCGGGACGGTGAAAAGCTGAAACAAGCCGTCGCCGCCGGCGAGGCCAGACTGGCCCGCTGGGAAAAGGACGAAGAAACGGCCCGGACGGCCGTGGAACAGGCGAGGACCGCTGCGGCTAAAGCCGCTGAGACGAAGGCCCGCCTGGAAGCGGACCTGCCGGCAGCCTATCGAGACCCGCTGGCGTTGCAGCAGCGACTGGATGCCTTGAACCGCGCTATCAGGATCTATGAAAAGGACTTGCAGCACTGCCGCGACGCCGTCGTCGCCGGCGAACGGCAGGCGGCCAAGCAGCAGCAGGAAGCGCGGAACTGGCAGCATCAGGTCGAAGTGCTGCGGGACCGCTTCAGCCAGGGCGTCCAGGCCCTGCGGGACCGCGTCCTGGCCGCCGGCTTTGAAAGCGTCAAGGCCTGCCGGGCCATGCAGGCCGCCGTGCCGCAGATACCGGGACTGGAAGAATCCGTCCGGCACTATGACCAGCAGGTCCAGCAGGTCCAGGGCCAGCTGGCCCAGGAAGAGGCCGCCATCGGCACACAGGAACGGCCCGACGTGGCCGCCGCCCGGACGGCCCTGGACGGCGCTGAAAAGGCCAGCCAGGCCCTGGTCGAAGCCAAGGGCAGCCTGACGGCACGGTACCAGCGCTGGCAGCAGGAAAAGGAAGCCCTGGCCGCTTTGCAGCAGGAAGGCCAGGACCTGACCGAAGCCTATAAGACCGTCGGCGCCGTCTATGAACTCATTGCCGGCAAGCAGACGGGCATCAACTTTGAACGCTACGTCCTCGGGGCCCTCCTCGATGAAGTCCTGGCCGCCGCCAACGGGCGCCTCCAGGGCATGAGCCGCCAGCGGTACAGCCTGCAGCGCTCCCAGTCCTGGGACGACAAGCGGGTCAAGCAGATCGGCCTGGATATCGAAGTCTATGACAATTATACGGGCTATGCCCGTCCGGCCAACACCTTGTCCGGCGGCGAGACCTTCCTGGCCTCCCTGTCCCTGGCCCTGGGCCTGGCCGACGTCGTTCAGGCCTATTCTGGCGGCATTCACTTGGATACGATGTTCATCGATGAAGGCTTCGGTACCCTCGACGGCGAAACCTTGGATTACGCCTTGAAGACGTTGGCGTCCCTGCGCAACGGCGGCCGCCTGGTCGGCATCATTTCTCACGTCCCCGAACTGAAGGAACGTATCGATGCCCGCCTGGCCGTTCACAAGACCGACCGGGGTAGTACGTCGTCCTTTGAGTTTGCTTGA
- the nrdD gene encoding anaerobic ribonucleoside-triphosphate reductase, producing MLEVIKRNGERVPFNRDKITNAIEKAMNSSSGIYEEGQAAKIAGEIEAYAASIQKDLTIYAIEDQVYYRLLKYNNPATARAYENYKTIQAFKRQTNTTDDDVFGLLNNTNLEVLDENSNKNGHVVSTQRDLIAGEVSKDIARRKLIPADIVQAHDSGAIHFHDMDYIIQPMFNCCLINLEDMLANGTVINGKKIDTPKSFQVACTVTTQIIAQVASGQYGGQSINGIDRILAPYVRKSFKKYMKAVVEEQREVYGIEPDMEKAEEIAWKRTKKEIKDGIQTIQYQINTLMTTNGQAPFVTLFMYFKPDYEYAKEAALIDEELLRQRIQGIKNEANVYVTPAFPKLIYVLDEHNVREGSPYFYLTKLAAECTAKRMYPDYISAKKMRESYEGNVFSPMGCRSFLSPWKDEQGNYKFDGRFNMGVVSLNLPQIGILADGDEEKFFQILDKRLELCKKALLLRVDLLKRITSDVSPIHWQYGAIARLKPGETIEKFIYGGYATLSLGYIGIYEATMLTKHCSHTTAEGRKFAMRIMDDLNAHIKKWRKETNIGFALYGTPAENLTNLFCKIDKARFGSIPDVTDKGYYTNSYHVDVREPINVFDKFSFEADFEDKSTGGCISYAEIPNMTHNIPAVLTMVQYIYDHIAYGEFNTKLDYCHECGFDGEIILNDDNEWECPRCHNKDRNKLTVIRRTCGYLGENFWNEGRTQEIKNRVLHI from the coding sequence ATGTTAGAAGTAATCAAGCGCAACGGAGAACGGGTGCCCTTCAATCGCGACAAGATCACGAACGCCATTGAAAAGGCCATGAACAGCAGCAGCGGTATTTATGAAGAAGGGCAGGCTGCCAAGATTGCTGGTGAAATCGAAGCGTATGCGGCTTCTATCCAGAAGGACCTGACCATTTATGCCATCGAAGACCAGGTCTACTACCGCCTGTTGAAATACAATAATCCGGCCACGGCCCGGGCTTATGAAAACTACAAGACCATCCAGGCCTTCAAGCGCCAGACCAACACGACGGACGATGACGTCTTCGGCCTGCTGAACAACACCAACCTGGAAGTTCTCGATGAAAACTCCAATAAGAACGGCCACGTCGTGTCGACACAGCGCGACCTCATTGCCGGCGAAGTCTCCAAGGACATTGCCCGCCGCAAGCTCATCCCGGCCGATATCGTCCAGGCCCATGACAGCGGGGCCATCCATTTCCACGATATGGATTACATCATCCAGCCTATGTTCAACTGCTGTCTCATCAACTTGGAAGACATGCTGGCCAACGGCACGGTCATCAACGGCAAGAAAATCGATACGCCGAAATCCTTCCAGGTCGCCTGCACGGTGACGACGCAGATCATCGCCCAAGTCGCCAGCGGCCAGTACGGCGGTCAGTCCATCAACGGCATCGACCGCATCCTGGCGCCCTATGTCCGCAAATCCTTCAAGAAGTACATGAAAGCTGTCGTCGAAGAACAGCGCGAAGTCTACGGTATCGAACCGGACATGGAAAAGGCCGAAGAAATCGCCTGGAAGCGGACAAAGAAGGAAATCAAGGACGGCATCCAGACCATCCAGTATCAGATCAACACCCTCATGACGACCAACGGCCAGGCGCCGTTCGTCACGCTGTTCATGTATTTTAAACCGGACTACGAATACGCTAAGGAAGCGGCCCTCATCGACGAAGAACTGCTGCGCCAGCGTATCCAGGGCATCAAGAACGAAGCCAATGTCTACGTCACGCCGGCTTTCCCGAAACTCATCTACGTCCTGGACGAACACAACGTCCGCGAAGGCAGCCCCTACTTCTATCTGACCAAACTGGCGGCTGAATGTACGGCAAAACGCATGTATCCCGACTATATTTCGGCCAAGAAGATGCGCGAATCCTACGAAGGCAACGTCTTCAGCCCCATGGGCTGCCGGTCCTTCCTCAGCCCCTGGAAAGATGAACAGGGCAACTATAAATTCGACGGCCGTTTCAACATGGGCGTCGTCTCCCTCAACCTGCCGCAGATTGGCATCCTCGCCGATGGCGACGAAGAAAAATTCTTCCAGATCCTCGACAAACGCTTGGAACTTTGCAAGAAGGCCTTGCTCTTGCGCGTCGACCTCCTCAAACGCATCACGTCGGACGTATCGCCTATTCACTGGCAGTACGGCGCCATTGCCCGCCTGAAGCCCGGCGAAACGATTGAAAAGTTTATTTACGGCGGTTATGCGACCTTGTCCCTGGGCTATATCGGTATCTATGAAGCGACGATGCTGACCAAGCACTGCTCGCACACGACGGCGGAAGGCCGGAAATTCGCCATGCGCATCATGGACGACCTCAACGCCCACATCAAGAAGTGGAGAAAAGAAACGAATATCGGCTTCGCCCTCTACGGCACGCCGGCAGAAAACCTGACCAACCTCTTCTGCAAGATCGACAAGGCCCGCTTCGGCTCCATTCCCGACGTCACCGACAAGGGCTATTACACCAACAGCTACCACGTCGATGTCCGCGAACCGATCAACGTCTTCGATAAGTTCTCCTTTGAAGCCGATTTTGAAGATAAATCGACAGGCGGCTGCATCAGCTACGCCGAAATCCCCAACATGACCCATAATATCCCGGCTGTCCTGACCATGGTCCAGTACATCTACGACCACATCGCGTACGGCGAATTTAATACCAAGCTCGATTACTGCCATGAATGTGGCTTCGACGGCGAAATCATCCTCAACGACGATAATGAATGGGAATGTCCGCGCTGCCATAATAAAGACCGCAACAAACTGACCGTTATCCGCCGTACCTGCGGCTATTTGGGTGAAAATTTCTGGAACGAAGGGCGGACGCAGGAAATCAAGAACCGCGTCCTCCATATCTAA
- the nrdG gene encoding anaerobic ribonucleoside-triphosphate reductase activating protein: protein MHYAQMRQFDIANGPGIRSTIFVTGCSRHCFNCFNPEYQDPQAGQEWTDKEMDQLLSWLSAPTNGGLTLLGGEPMENTAGLTQIVQKVKQALPDKSVWVYSGFTYDEIMADPQKKALLDVCDVLVDGPFVDDLKDPGLYFRGSSNQRVIDLNATREKGEVTLLWPDGR, encoded by the coding sequence TTGCATTATGCACAGATGCGGCAATTCGATATTGCCAATGGCCCGGGCATCCGCTCGACGATTTTCGTCACTGGCTGTTCGCGGCACTGCTTCAACTGTTTCAACCCGGAATATCAGGACCCGCAGGCCGGACAGGAATGGACCGATAAAGAAATGGACCAGCTCCTGTCCTGGCTCAGCGCTCCCACTAACGGCGGCCTGACCCTCCTGGGCGGCGAACCCATGGAAAATACAGCCGGCCTGACGCAGATCGTCCAAAAAGTCAAACAGGCACTGCCCGATAAATCAGTGTGGGTCTACTCGGGCTTTACGTATGACGAAATCATGGCGGACCCGCAGAAAAAAGCCCTCTTAGACGTCTGTGACGTCCTCGTCGACGGCCCCTTCGTCGACGACCTGAAAGACCCGGGCCTCTATTTCCGCGGCTCCTCGAACCAGCGCGTCATCGACCTCAACGCCACCAGAGAAAAGGGAGAAGTAACCCTCCTCTGGCCGGACGGAAGATAA